From Lysinibacillus sp. SGAir0095, the proteins below share one genomic window:
- the rsmA gene encoding 16S rRNA (adenine(1518)-N(6)/adenine(1519)-N(6))-dimethyltransferase RsmA has protein sequence MNKDIATPIRTKEILNKYGFSFKKSLGQNFLIDPNILRNILSHANLTEESGAIEVGPGIGALTEHLARGAKKVVSFEIDQRLLPVLEDTLSPYNNVKIVHSDILKADVEKVIKEEMPGIEDIMVVANLPYYVTTPILLKLLNDRLPIRGFVVMMQKEVADRITAKPGTKEYGSLSIAIQYYVTAEVAMVVPKTVFMPQPNVDSAVIRLIKHDAPPVKVINEDFLFEVTRASFAQRRKTILNNLQSGLPSGKEKKQLILDALETAGVEPTRRGETLSIQEFGKLADALYPHFGNLQ, from the coding sequence ATGAATAAAGATATCGCAACACCAATACGTACAAAAGAAATTCTAAACAAATATGGCTTTTCATTTAAAAAAAGTTTGGGACAAAACTTTTTAATTGATCCGAATATTTTACGAAATATTCTAAGCCATGCTAATTTAACAGAAGAAAGTGGAGCTATTGAGGTGGGACCTGGAATAGGTGCATTAACCGAGCATCTTGCTCGTGGTGCCAAAAAAGTAGTTTCTTTTGAGATTGACCAACGCCTTTTACCTGTACTTGAAGACACATTAAGTCCCTACAATAATGTTAAAATTGTTCATTCTGATATTTTGAAAGCGGATGTAGAAAAAGTAATAAAAGAGGAAATGCCAGGTATAGAAGATATCATGGTTGTGGCAAACTTACCTTATTACGTTACAACACCAATTTTATTGAAATTGTTAAATGACCGTCTACCTATTCGTGGTTTTGTGGTAATGATGCAAAAAGAAGTAGCGGATCGTATTACAGCTAAGCCAGGCACAAAGGAATATGGTTCATTATCAATTGCCATTCAATATTATGTAACAGCAGAGGTTGCAATGGTTGTTCCGAAAACGGTCTTTATGCCACAACCAAATGTGGATTCTGCCGTTATTCGTCTAATCAAGCATGATGCCCCCCCTGTAAAAGTGATTAATGAGGATTTCCTATTCGAAGTAACAAGGGCTTCGTTTGCACAACGCAGAAAAACGATTTTAAATAACCTGCAATCAGGGTTGCCTAGTGGGAAAGAAAAGAAACAGCTTATATTGGATGCACTAGAAACAGCGGGTGTGGAACCAACAAGAAGAGGGGAAACCCTTTCAATTCAAGAGTTCGGTAAATTGGCAGATGCACTCTACCCTCACTTTGGCAATCTACAATAG
- a CDS encoding stage 0 sporulation family protein — MYNVVGVRFKKAGKIYYFDPGDFLLEKGQYVIVETARGVEYGKIVVPTKQVGENDVVLPLKQVLRPADERDRIQVEENRQESQRAFELASTKISEHKLEMKLVDVEYTFDRNKIIFYFTAEGRVDFRELVKDLASIFRTRIELRQIGVRDEAKLLGGIGPCGRMLCCSTFLGDFDPVSIKMAKDQNLSLNPTKISGLCGRLMCCLKYENDDYENAKEGMPDIGDSTMTPDGPGKVVGINVLERLIQVFLEEQVRTVEYTLEEIIECEKNLI, encoded by the coding sequence TTGTATAATGTAGTAGGAGTCCGTTTTAAAAAAGCGGGTAAAATATATTATTTTGACCCCGGTGATTTTCTACTTGAAAAAGGGCAGTATGTTATAGTAGAAACAGCAAGAGGGGTCGAATACGGAAAGATTGTCGTTCCAACGAAGCAAGTTGGGGAGAATGATGTTGTTTTACCATTAAAACAAGTATTACGCCCAGCGGATGAACGAGATCGAATCCAGGTTGAGGAAAATAGGCAAGAATCACAGCGAGCTTTTGAACTAGCCAGCACGAAAATTAGTGAGCATAAGTTAGAAATGAAGCTAGTTGATGTTGAGTATACATTTGATCGAAATAAAATTATCTTTTACTTCACGGCTGAAGGAAGAGTTGACTTTAGGGAATTAGTAAAAGATTTAGCTTCGATTTTCCGTACACGTATTGAACTACGACAAATTGGTGTGCGTGACGAAGCAAAACTTCTTGGTGGGATTGGCCCTTGTGGTAGAATGCTTTGCTGTTCGACATTTTTAGGAGATTTTGATCCAGTGTCGATTAAAATGGCAAAGGACCAAAACCTATCATTAAATCCGACGAAAATCTCCGGACTTTGCGGTCGTCTCATGTGTTGTCTTAAGTATGAGAATGATGATTATGAAAACGCAAAAGAAGGAATGCCTGATATCGGTGATTCAACCATGACACCAGATGGCCCAGGTAAAGTAGTAGGAATTAATGTTTTAGAAAGATTGATTCAAGTCTTCTTAGAAGAGCAGGTACGTACTGTTGAATATACATTAGAAGAAATTATAGAATGTGAGAAGAATTTGATTTAG
- a CDS encoding tRNA1(Val) (adenine(37)-N6)-methyltransferase: MEQWLKEDERLDYLLAEDLRIIQSPSVFSFSLDAVLLSRFVNVPINKGKIVDLCSGNGVIPLFLSARTKAEIIGVELQERLFDMAERSIKYNGLENQIKMILGDVKTIPPQLGIEKFDVVTCNPPYFLAHELSDKNVSEHYAIARHELYLTLDEAIESASKLLKQGGKAAFVHRPGRLLDIVTAMRANRLEPKRIRFVYPKVGKEANTLLIEGIKDGKPDLKVLPPLYVYDDNNEYTDEVSEILYGDKK, from the coding sequence ATGGAACAATGGTTAAAAGAGGATGAGCGGCTTGATTATTTATTGGCTGAGGATTTAAGAATCATCCAAAGCCCTTCTGTATTCTCTTTTTCGTTAGATGCAGTCTTATTATCAAGGTTTGTCAATGTCCCTATAAATAAAGGGAAAATTGTCGACCTATGTTCTGGAAACGGAGTAATTCCATTATTCCTGAGTGCTCGTACAAAGGCTGAAATTATTGGTGTCGAATTACAAGAGAGACTATTTGATATGGCTGAACGGAGTATAAAGTATAATGGATTAGAAAATCAAATAAAGATGATTCTTGGAGACGTTAAAACGATTCCTCCTCAATTAGGAATTGAAAAATTTGACGTAGTAACATGTAACCCACCATATTTTTTAGCACATGAGCTGAGTGATAAAAATGTTAGTGAGCATTATGCTATTGCTCGTCATGAACTATATCTTACATTAGATGAAGCAATAGAGTCCGCAAGCAAATTGTTAAAACAGGGTGGAAAAGCAGCCTTTGTCCATCGACCGGGGAGACTATTGGATATTGTTACAGCAATGCGAGCAAATCGACTTGAACCAAAGCGCATCCGATTTGTCTATCCGAAAGTTGGTAAAGAAGCAAATACCTTATTAATAGAGGGAATAAAGGATGGGAAACCTGATTTAAAGGTATTACCTCCATTATACGTATATGATGACAACAATGAGTATACGGATGAAGTGAGTGAGATACTTTATGGAGACAAAAAATAA
- the veg gene encoding biofilm formation stimulator Veg: MPKTLADIKKSLDCNLGKRLRLKANGGRKKTVECDGVLSDTYHAVFVVELDQEDNTCKRVSYSYTDILTEAVEITFLDDVQVAIAK, translated from the coding sequence ATGCCAAAAACGTTAGCTGACATTAAGAAGTCTCTAGATTGTAATTTGGGTAAACGTTTGCGATTAAAAGCAAACGGTGGTCGCAAGAAAACGGTTGAGTGTGATGGAGTACTTAGTGACACATATCATGCAGTCTTTGTCGTAGAGCTCGATCAAGAAGATAACACTTGTAAACGTGTATCTTATAGCTACACAGATATTTTAACAGAAGCAGTAGAAATCACTTTTTTAGATGATGTACAGGTTGCCATTGCCAAATAG
- the metG gene encoding methionine--tRNA ligase has translation MNEKNTFYITTPIYYPSGKFHIGTAYTTVASDTISRYKRLRGYDVRFLTGMDEHGQKIQEKAAEAGKNPQEYVNEIAESAKKLWALMDISYDDFIQTTQDRHKKSVEKIFQKFLDNGDIYKGEYEGWYCTPCESFYTETQLVDGNCPDCGRPVHKVKEESYFFNMKKYSERLLQYYEENVEFIEPESRKNEMINNFIKPGLEDLSVSRTSFDWGIKVPGDPRHVIYVWVDALTNYITSLGYGSHNEELFNKYWPADVHVVGKDIVRFHTIYWPIFLMALDLPLPKKVFAHGFIMMKDGKMSKSKGNVVYPEMLIERYGLDATRYFLLRELPFGSDGVFSPESFVERTNFDLANDLGNLLNRTVSMMNKYFDGTIPTENIVETEFDAALKVHAKETRLIYEKNIEKMQFSVVLSDVWSLVSRTNKYIDETQPWVLAKDEENQGKLASVMLNLAESLRHIAVMLQPFMTSTPKQIVEQLGLDTTHLAWETIETFGNTIPANIKVVEKGIPIFPRLDVEVEVAYIREQMRASVKTPQEEEKKAEVEVPEVPEISIDDFMKVDLRVATVTACEPVPKADKLLKLQVDLGYEQRQVVSGIAQYYKPEELVGQKVIVVANLKPVKLRGELSQGMILAGSHDGVLTLATVDPKLQNGAKVK, from the coding sequence GTGAACGAAAAGAACACATTTTATATAACAACCCCAATTTATTATCCAAGTGGCAAGTTTCATATCGGTACCGCTTACACAACAGTGGCATCAGATACAATCTCACGTTACAAACGTTTAAGAGGGTATGATGTTCGCTTTCTAACAGGAATGGACGAGCATGGGCAAAAAATTCAAGAAAAGGCCGCAGAAGCTGGCAAGAATCCTCAAGAGTATGTAAATGAAATTGCTGAAAGTGCTAAAAAACTTTGGGCTTTAATGGATATTTCCTACGATGATTTTATCCAAACCACACAAGATCGCCATAAGAAAAGTGTAGAAAAGATTTTCCAAAAGTTTTTAGATAATGGCGATATTTATAAAGGGGAGTATGAAGGCTGGTACTGTACACCTTGTGAATCATTCTATACGGAAACTCAATTAGTAGACGGAAATTGCCCAGACTGTGGACGCCCCGTACACAAAGTAAAAGAAGAATCTTACTTCTTTAATATGAAAAAATATTCGGAGCGCTTACTTCAGTATTATGAAGAGAATGTCGAATTTATTGAGCCTGAATCACGTAAAAACGAAATGATCAACAACTTCATTAAACCTGGTCTGGAAGATTTATCTGTATCTCGTACTTCGTTTGACTGGGGCATTAAAGTTCCTGGCGACCCAAGACATGTAATTTATGTATGGGTGGATGCATTGACGAACTATATTACTTCTTTAGGTTATGGCTCACATAATGAAGAATTATTTAACAAATACTGGCCAGCAGATGTGCATGTTGTCGGAAAAGATATTGTTCGATTCCATACGATATACTGGCCAATTTTCTTAATGGCTTTAGATCTACCACTACCTAAAAAGGTATTTGCACACGGCTTTATTATGATGAAGGACGGAAAAATGTCGAAATCCAAAGGAAATGTTGTTTATCCTGAAATGTTAATCGAACGCTATGGATTAGATGCAACACGCTACTTCCTTCTTCGGGAGCTTCCTTTTGGTTCGGACGGCGTATTCTCACCTGAATCCTTTGTTGAAAGAACAAATTTCGACTTAGCAAATGATTTAGGAAACTTATTAAATCGTACAGTATCCATGATGAATAAATATTTTGATGGTACTATTCCAACAGAAAATATTGTTGAAACCGAATTTGACGCTGCTTTAAAAGTACATGCGAAAGAAACGCGTTTAATTTACGAGAAAAATATAGAGAAAATGCAATTTAGTGTAGTATTATCAGATGTTTGGTCACTTGTTTCCCGTACAAACAAGTATATCGATGAAACGCAGCCATGGGTTTTAGCAAAAGACGAGGAAAATCAAGGTAAATTAGCTTCTGTAATGTTAAATTTAGCCGAAAGTCTTCGCCATATTGCAGTTATGTTACAGCCATTTATGACATCAACGCCTAAGCAAATTGTCGAACAATTAGGTTTAGACACGACTCATCTTGCTTGGGAAACAATTGAAACATTCGGAAATACTATTCCAGCAAACATTAAAGTGGTAGAAAAAGGAATTCCGATTTTCCCGCGTTTAGATGTCGAAGTAGAGGTTGCTTATATACGAGAACAAATGAGAGCATCAGTCAAAACGCCGCAAGAAGAGGAGAAAAAAGCAGAAGTGGAAGTACCGGAAGTACCGGAAATCTCCATCGATGATTTTATGAAGGTTGACTTGCGTGTTGCGACTGTTACAGCGTGTGAACCAGTTCCAAAAGCAGATAAATTATTAAAGCTTCAAGTTGACCTTGGGTACGAGCAACGCCAAGTGGTATCGGGGATTGCACAATACTATAAGCCTGAGGAATTAGTAGGTCAAAAAGTAATTGTTGTAGCAAACTTAAAGCCAGTAAAACTACGCGGTGAGCTATCACAAGGTATGATCTTGGCAGGATCACATGATGGGGTTTTAACACTTGCCACGGTAGATCCAAAACTTCAAAATGGTGCAAAAGTAAAATAA
- a CDS encoding AbrB/MazE/SpoVT family DNA-binding domain-containing protein produces MVMKSTGIVRKVDELGRVVIPIELRRTLGIAEKDALEIYVDDDKIILKKYMPNMTCAVTGEVSDENFRLAGGKLILSPEGAELLVKEIQQHFSK; encoded by the coding sequence ATTGTCATGAAATCAACAGGTATCGTTCGTAAAGTCGATGAATTAGGACGTGTAGTTATTCCTATTGAACTTCGTCGCACACTAGGAATTGCAGAAAAAGATGCATTGGAAATTTACGTTGATGACGATAAAATCATTCTTAAAAAATACATGCCTAACATGACATGTGCTGTAACTGGCGAAGTTTCAGATGAGAATTTCCGTCTTGCTGGAGGAAAATTAATCTTAAGTCCAGAAGGTGCGGAACTTTTAGTAAAAGAAATTCAACAACACTTTTCAAAATAA
- a CDS encoding G5 and 3D domain-containing protein has protein sequence MSKISSMKNLFRGSLRSKQTVVGVISLILFVSVVSFVVYQVTKDTVIINTNGNEEEILTHANTVGDLLEEEGIVIAQYDKVSPSLNTKIVNDMTIDWEQAREVTISVDGSQSKVWTTESKVKNILEEANIEVTEHDVLSQALTAEVGETNQIDIQKAFQLTLVDGLEERQVWSTSTTVANFLKQQGIQLNEFDRVENNLEKVITPEDKITVVRVEKVTDVVEESIDFAVETKSDSSLLKGKEKVVTNGEKGKVARTYEVTKENGKVIDKVIKSEEVIQKPTTKVVAVGTKVVTASVSRSKSSASSSSSSKEFYVTATAYTADCSGCSGVTATGLTLKDGMKVIAVDPSVIPLGTKVWVEGYGNAIAADKGSAIKGNKIDVFVSSDSQANNWGRKKVRIKILN, from the coding sequence ATGTCAAAAATAAGTTCCATGAAAAACTTGTTCCGAGGATCATTGAGGAGTAAGCAAACAGTGGTTGGTGTAATTTCACTGATTCTGTTTGTTTCAGTAGTTTCGTTCGTAGTATACCAGGTCACCAAGGATACGGTGATCATCAATACCAACGGAAATGAAGAAGAAATATTAACTCACGCAAATACAGTAGGCGACCTTCTGGAAGAAGAAGGTATCGTAATCGCTCAATATGATAAAGTATCACCCTCACTGAATACAAAAATCGTTAATGATATGACGATTGATTGGGAACAAGCAAGAGAAGTAACAATTTCAGTTGACGGAAGTCAGTCAAAAGTTTGGACAACTGAAAGTAAAGTGAAGAACATTTTGGAAGAAGCAAATATCGAAGTAACAGAGCATGATGTATTATCTCAAGCTCTTACCGCTGAAGTAGGCGAGACTAACCAAATTGATATTCAAAAGGCGTTTCAGTTGACGCTTGTCGATGGTTTAGAAGAAAGACAAGTTTGGTCCACTTCGACTACGGTCGCTAACTTTTTGAAACAACAGGGAATTCAGCTTAATGAGTTTGATCGTGTTGAAAATAATCTGGAGAAAGTTATAACACCAGAAGATAAAATCACAGTTGTTCGCGTAGAAAAGGTTACCGATGTAGTGGAAGAATCTATTGATTTCGCAGTAGAAACGAAATCAGACTCTTCATTGTTAAAAGGAAAAGAAAAAGTTGTAACTAATGGCGAGAAAGGGAAAGTCGCTCGTACCTACGAAGTTACAAAAGAAAATGGTAAAGTGATAGATAAAGTTATTAAGTCAGAAGAAGTGATTCAAAAACCAACTACAAAAGTAGTAGCTGTTGGGACAAAAGTTGTCACAGCATCGGTTTCTCGTAGTAAGAGTTCAGCCTCTTCTTCTAGTAGCAGTAAAGAATTTTATGTAACCGCAACAGCATATACAGCAGATTGCTCAGGCTGTTCAGGTGTTACAGCAACTGGTTTAACTTTAAAAGATGGCATGAAGGTAATTGCTGTAGACCCGAGTGTAATTCCATTAGGAACAAAAGTATGGGTTGAAGGATACGGTAATGCGATTGCTGCTGACAAAGGCAGTGCCATTAAAGGGAATAAAATTGACGTATTTGTAAGCTCTGATAGCCAAGCAAACAATTGGGGACGCAAAAAAGTACGTATTAAAATTTTAAACTAA
- the rsmI gene encoding 16S rRNA (cytidine(1402)-2'-O)-methyltransferase — MKSQKSSQHEQGSCLYLVATPIGNLEDMTVRALRILKEVDVIAAEDTRNTKKLCNYFEIQTPLVSYHEHNLEQGGEKLLGYLREGKSVALVSDAGLPCISDPGADIVVKAIEEDFAVVPLPGANAALTALIASGIAPQPFYFFGFLNRQKKERRLQLEKLAKREETMIFYEAPHRLKETLKDLELVLGDRNIVLARELTKKFEEFLRGTISEAVKWVNENEIRGEFCVILEGNMNGEMEEEETAYWANLSIVEHIDQLVEEKQMNSKDAIKEVAKLRGLPKRDVYQQYHI, encoded by the coding sequence ATGAAATCACAAAAAAGCAGTCAGCATGAACAGGGAAGCTGTTTGTATTTGGTGGCAACGCCAATAGGAAATCTAGAAGATATGACGGTCCGTGCATTACGAATTTTGAAAGAAGTCGATGTAATTGCGGCTGAAGATACACGAAATACGAAAAAGCTATGTAATTATTTTGAAATCCAAACACCTCTTGTGAGCTATCACGAGCATAATCTTGAGCAAGGGGGAGAGAAGCTGCTAGGCTATCTAAGAGAAGGAAAATCTGTCGCCTTGGTTAGTGATGCTGGGCTACCTTGTATATCAGATCCGGGTGCAGATATCGTCGTAAAAGCAATTGAAGAAGATTTTGCGGTCGTACCGCTGCCAGGTGCAAATGCAGCTTTAACTGCATTGATTGCATCAGGAATAGCACCTCAACCCTTTTATTTCTTTGGATTTTTAAATCGCCAAAAGAAAGAGCGAAGATTACAGCTAGAGAAGTTAGCAAAACGAGAAGAGACAATGATTTTTTATGAGGCTCCTCATCGTTTAAAGGAAACATTAAAGGATTTAGAACTAGTTTTAGGGGACAGGAATATTGTATTAGCCCGAGAACTGACTAAGAAATTTGAAGAATTTTTGCGCGGAACTATTTCAGAAGCAGTGAAATGGGTCAATGAGAACGAAATTCGAGGCGAATTTTGCGTCATTTTGGAGGGGAATATGAACGGCGAGATGGAAGAGGAAGAAACAGCTTATTGGGCAAATTTATCAATCGTCGAACACATCGACCAATTAGTTGAAGAAAAACAGATGAACTCAAAGGATGCCATTAAAGAAGTAGCAAAATTAAGAGGTTTACCTAAGCGAGATGTCTACCAGCAATATCATATCTAA
- a CDS encoding TatD family hydrolase → MFIDTHVHLNADQYDDDLQQVIERALEAKVEKMVVVGFDRKTIERAMKLADEFEFIYAVIGWHPVDAIDCTSEDLEWIEKLAAHPKVVGIGETGLDYYWDKSPKDVQQELFRKQIHLAQKLKLPIIIHNRDATGDVVKILREENAASVGGVMHCFSGSVETARECIDMKFMISLGGPVTFKNARMPKEVAKEIPLEHLMIETDAPYLAPHPYRGKRNEPSYVPLVAEEIARQKELSIDEVAKATTSNAIKFFNLDE, encoded by the coding sequence ATGTTTATAGATACACATGTCCATTTAAATGCAGATCAATATGATGATGATTTACAGCAAGTAATCGAGAGAGCATTAGAAGCAAAAGTTGAAAAAATGGTAGTAGTCGGTTTCGATCGAAAAACAATCGAAAGAGCTATGAAGCTGGCAGATGAGTTTGAATTTATATATGCGGTAATTGGTTGGCATCCTGTTGATGCAATCGACTGCACATCCGAAGATTTAGAGTGGATAGAAAAACTTGCCGCTCATCCCAAGGTAGTCGGTATTGGAGAGACTGGTTTGGATTATTATTGGGATAAATCACCAAAAGATGTGCAACAAGAGCTATTCCGCAAACAAATTCATCTAGCACAAAAATTGAAACTACCAATTATCATTCATAATCGCGATGCAACTGGTGATGTTGTGAAAATATTACGTGAAGAAAATGCTGCATCCGTTGGCGGTGTCATGCATTGTTTCAGTGGAAGTGTTGAAACGGCTCGTGAATGTATAGATATGAAGTTCATGATTAGTTTAGGTGGTCCTGTTACATTCAAAAATGCTCGAATGCCAAAAGAGGTAGCGAAAGAAATTCCGTTAGAGCATTTAATGATTGAAACAGATGCACCATATCTCGCACCACATCCTTATCGTGGAAAGCGTAACGAACCTTCATATGTGCCACTAGTTGCTGAAGAAATTGCTCGCCAAAAAGAGCTATCGATTGATGAAGTTGCCAAAGCGACAACCTCTAATGCTATTAAATTTTTTAATCTCGATGAATAG
- the ispE gene encoding 4-(cytidine 5'-diphospho)-2-C-methyl-D-erythritol kinase has protein sequence MLYVKAPAKINLTLDVLYKRPDNYHEVEMIMTTVDLSDRIGLESRNDGLIKIISTNGFIPDDNRNLAYQAAQLIKDTYGVAEGVTISIEKEIPVAAGLAGGSSDAAATLKGLNELWNLNLSIDTLAELGAKIGSDVSFCIYGGTALATGRGEKIQKLPAPPTCWVVLAKPKIGVSTAQVYGGLNLEGLEHPNTKQMIQSIETNDYDLMCNSLGNVLESVTFKLHPEVVMIKEQMKRFGADAVLMSGSGPTVFGLVDNESRLGRIYNGLRGFCDEVFAVRLLGERNSLA, from the coding sequence ATGCTTTATGTGAAAGCTCCAGCAAAAATAAATTTAACTTTAGATGTTTTATATAAACGCCCTGATAATTATCATGAAGTAGAAATGATTATGACAACTGTGGACTTAAGCGATCGTATAGGACTAGAGTCAAGAAATGATGGTTTGATCAAAATAATTTCAACAAATGGTTTTATCCCCGATGATAACCGAAATCTGGCTTATCAAGCGGCACAACTAATCAAAGATACATACGGTGTAGCTGAGGGTGTTACAATTTCCATTGAAAAAGAAATCCCGGTTGCTGCAGGACTTGCCGGTGGTAGTAGTGATGCTGCAGCTACATTGAAAGGGTTAAACGAGTTATGGAATTTAAACTTATCCATCGATACTTTAGCTGAACTGGGTGCAAAAATCGGTTCAGATGTTTCATTTTGTATTTATGGTGGGACGGCTCTTGCGACTGGACGCGGAGAAAAAATTCAAAAATTACCTGCTCCTCCGACTTGCTGGGTAGTCTTAGCCAAACCAAAAATCGGTGTTTCAACAGCACAAGTATATGGTGGACTAAATCTTGAGGGACTTGAACACCCAAATACGAAACAAATGATTCAATCAATTGAAACTAACGATTATGATTTAATGTGTAATTCGCTTGGAAATGTCTTGGAATCCGTTACATTCAAACTGCACCCGGAAGTGGTTATGATTAAAGAACAAATGAAACGTTTTGGTGCTGATGCAGTGTTAATGAGCGGCAGTGGACCGACAGTATTTGGTTTAGTGGATAATGAATCAAGACTGGGAAGAATTTATAACGGTCTAAGAGGATTTTGTGATGAGGTTTTTGCGGTCCGTTTATTAGGTGAAAGGAATTCACTTGCTTAA
- the rnmV gene encoding ribonuclease M5 encodes MNIQEIIVVEGKDDTTAIKRAVNADTIETNGSAISEETIRRIQHAQTKRGVIVFTDPDYPGRRIRAIIEESVPGVKHAFLAKEKTIAKNGKGLGIEHARDEDIREALSHVYTPNPNFKTEIDITMEDLLLARLIGHPQSKQRRNRLGEILNIGMTNGKQLHKRLAMFQITAEQFGEAVAQLDQEDQNE; translated from the coding sequence TTGAATATACAAGAAATCATTGTTGTAGAAGGAAAAGATGATACAACGGCGATTAAAAGAGCAGTAAATGCAGATACAATAGAAACAAATGGTTCTGCTATTTCCGAGGAAACGATTCGTCGTATCCAACACGCTCAAACTAAACGTGGTGTAATTGTATTTACAGACCCAGATTACCCTGGACGTCGCATACGTGCAATTATTGAAGAAAGTGTTCCTGGAGTGAAGCATGCATTTTTAGCTAAGGAAAAAACGATCGCGAAAAATGGAAAGGGTCTTGGGATTGAGCATGCACGTGATGAGGATATTCGAGAAGCATTAAGTCACGTTTATACACCAAATCCAAACTTTAAGACCGAGATCGATATAACAATGGAAGATTTGCTACTAGCTCGACTGATTGGGCATCCACAATCAAAACAACGTCGCAATCGTTTAGGGGAAATCCTGAATATCGGGATGACAAATGGTAAACAATTGCATAAACGACTTGCAATGTTCCAAATTACTGCTGAGCAATTTGGTGAAGCAGTAGCTCAACTAGATCAGGAGGATCAAAATGAATAA
- a CDS encoding small, acid-soluble spore protein, alpha/beta type, giving the protein MARRKGIMSSRLKEEIAKELGFYDVVEREGWGGIKSRDAGNMVKRAIEMAEQGLAQQNQNNMNK; this is encoded by the coding sequence ATGGCCAGAAGAAAAGGTATCATGTCGAGTCGTCTAAAAGAAGAGATAGCCAAGGAACTCGGATTTTACGATGTAGTCGAACGTGAAGGCTGGGGTGGAATTAAGTCACGTGATGCAGGTAATATGGTAAAGCGAGCAATTGAAATGGCCGAACAAGGTCTAGCACAGCAAAACCAAAACAATATGAATAAGTAG
- the yabA gene encoding DNA replication initiation control protein YabA has product MKDRNFLDTVMEFEQQLETLQQQYNDLKKYVAHMVEDHQAIQTENLHLRRRLEELLSTDSTDESSNEEKASLLDIGEGYDNLARLYQEGFHVCHVHFGGSRKGEDCLFCLSFLNKQNA; this is encoded by the coding sequence GTGAAGGACCGTAATTTCTTAGATACTGTTATGGAATTCGAACAACAGCTCGAAACACTACAGCAACAATATAATGATTTGAAAAAATATGTTGCACATATGGTGGAAGATCATCAAGCTATTCAAACGGAGAACCTTCACCTGCGTAGACGTCTAGAAGAGCTTTTATCTACAGATTCTACAGATGAAAGTAGTAATGAAGAGAAAGCGAGCTTATTAGATATTGGAGAGGGATATGATAATTTAGCACGTCTATACCAAGAAGGGTTCCATGTTTGCCACGTACATTTTGGCGGTTCTCGAAAAGGTGAAGATTGTTTATTTTGCCTATCGTTTTTGAATAAACAAAATGCATAA
- a CDS encoding GIY-YIG nuclease family protein has translation METKNNHFFYVLECADHSLYAGYTNNLDKRVAAHNSGKGAKYTKAHLPVKCVYFETYETKQEAMRAEYAFKQLKRSEKLKYIGGAPR, from the coding sequence ATGGAGACAAAAAATAATCATTTCTTTTATGTACTGGAGTGTGCGGATCATTCTCTTTATGCTGGCTATACAAATAATCTCGATAAACGAGTTGCTGCCCATAATTCTGGAAAAGGGGCAAAATATACAAAAGCCCACTTGCCTGTAAAATGCGTTTATTTTGAAACCTATGAAACGAAGCAAGAAGCAATGCGTGCAGAATATGCATTTAAACAATTAAAAAGAAGTGAAAAATTAAAGTATATTGGAGGGGCACCAAGATGA